In the genome of Quercus robur chromosome 3, dhQueRobu3.1, whole genome shotgun sequence, one region contains:
- the LOC126719919 gene encoding TMV resistance protein N-like — MAFVGTQSVSCSSSSTTSGFKYDVFLSYRGSDTCKNFTDHLYAALKQKGIFTFRDDEKLERGTFIDLELLRVIEESRFVVVVISENYTSSNPSDVRNLKNTFGEAFAKHEEFFKDNIEEVYRWKAALTQVAKIAGWDLRDKHEANVVEEIVRKISNKLISTYLIVHKDFVGTNSRMEELVNLLGMGLNDIRFIGIWGIQGLGKTTLAQVVYDRFRYYFDGSSFLVNVREECGKHGLVHLQKQLLFDILIERNINFSDVQWGSNVIEKRLCNKSVLIVLDDVDQLDQLEALASERVWFGQGSRVIITTRDQHLLIKHDVARAEIYKAKELNSDEALQLFSRKAFKKDHPLEGYVELSKKAICYAQGLPLALNVLGPFLKHRSPEHGKVP; from the exons ATGGCTTTTGTGGGCACACAAAGCGTATcctgctcttcttcttctaccaCATCTGGATTTAAATACGATGTCTTTCTTAGCTACAGGGGTAGTGACACCTGTAAAAATTTCACAGACCATCTATATGCTGCTTTGAAGCAGAAGGGTATATTCACATTCAGGGATGATGAAAAACTTGAGCGAGGAACATTCATTGATCTAGAGCTCTTGAGAGTAATTGAAGAATCAAGATTTGTTGTTGTCGTTATCTCAGAAAACTACACTTCATCGA ATCCTAGTGATGTGAGGAATCTGAAGAATACTTTTGGAGAAGCCTTTGCTAAACATGAAGAGTTTTTCAAAGATAACATAGAGGAAGTATATAGATGGAAAGCTGCTTTGACACAAGTTGCTAAAATTGCTGGATGGGATTTACGAGACAA ACATGAGGCAAACGTTGTTGAAGAAATTGTTAGAAAGATATCTAATAAACTGATTTCTACATACTTAATTGTCCACAAGGATTTTGTTGGAACAAACTCTCGTATGGAGGAACTGGTGAATTTATTAGGCATGGGGTTGAATGATATTCGCTTTATAGGGATTTGGGGAATACAGGGATTGGGCAAAACAACTCTAGCACAAGTTGTTTATGATAGATTTCGTTATTATTTTGATGGCAGCAGCTTTCTTGTCAATGTTAGAGAAGAATGTGGAAAACATGGTTTAGTTCATTTACAGAAACAGCTTCTCTTTGATATCTTGATTgaaagaaatattaatttttcagATGTTCAATGGGGAAGTAATGTGATAGAGAAAAGATTATGTAATAAAAGTGTTCTTATcgttcttgatgatgtggatcAACTTGATCAATTAGAAGCGTTAGCAAGCGAGCGAGTTTGGTTTGGTCAAGGGAGTAGAGTCATTATAACAACAAGAGATCAACATCTATTGATCAAACATGATGTGGCTAGAGCTGAAATATACAAGGCTAAGGAATTGAATAGTGATGAAGCTCTTCAGCTCTTTAGTCGAAAAGCCTTCAAGAAAGACCATCCTTTAGAAGGTTATGTGGAGTTGTCCAAGAAAGCGATATGTTATGCTCAAGGCCTTCCTTTGGCTCTTAATGTTTTGGGTCCCTTCTTGAAACATAGAAGCCCTGAGCATGGGAAAGTGCCCTAG